The nucleotide sequence CCGGTATGGATTCAATTGCAATATCGTATGAAGTTAGGATGCAGAAATGGTTCTATATGTTGACGACTTGCACCGATGATAGAGTTATTTTTCTAAGAAAGTTGATTTTACTTCATCATCTCGATCCCAAGTATTATAAAACCTTCAAAGGTGCATCCTATAAATCAGTCCTTAAATTATCCGGTTATTTTAAATTCGTTGAATTAAACAAGTTGCGCATCGAACATTTGCAAAAGAATTATCAGAAACAGGATTCTTTTATTTGCGCTTTGCTAGATTACCTGATAGATGATCATGATCTAGATAGAAAACCACCGACTCATGATACTTTTACTCCTTGGTACCTTCGGCAGTTTTCAGAATTCGCCAAGAACGTTGCCGAAATTCACTCGGTAATATGCCATAAAATTCATAGAGCTCGATTCGCAAAAGACGATATTGATATCCCAAAAGAATACGATATTTTAGAAAAGCCGGAACTGAAACttgttatcaattttattatgtCCTTTTACTAGTAGAATGatttgtaatcgattttttaaacaatgttttttttcaagaaaacacttttttttgctattctcaaaaaaaaaacagtttttgtaaAACCCTGAAGGCTGAAATAGAGGGAATCGATAtggttttttttaaagtttactTATCGAAATGAATTGTTCAAATTCTGACGTTCTAGTTTTTTATTGACTTTTGATGGCTTTCTAATTTCTATTcttccttttattttttcactggtATTCATTACTATTCAGCTGATTATCTGAtgtaattttatgtttttgagtTCGATTTAATACGTAAGAACCTTCAACGTTTTAAGTTTTCTCTGACGAAAATTCAACACTAGTTCGATttagtgtgaaatttttttgtgttcaaTTTGAACACGAGTTgttgcctaatttttttttgaatatctcaatctggtcaaaaattcaaaatgtctACGAATTACAACACTTCCAATTCAATGCCAGTTGActtcaatcatttttctcaCTGTTGATCGGTTTTCATTTTAAGCAAAATGGAATGTCGAacgatcaaaattaaattttttattttaacagaATAACAATTACAATGttacaaaaagttttatttataTTGTTACAAATCTTTTTTAATGCATAGATGAAtgattaaattataaaaattattcacataaTTAATGTCAGatgaacaaaatttctcaacgtAAAACAAATAAATACTCGAAGGtggatttaaaaattcaaattaagtGCGACGTATAAATAGTAATACAGATAGGTAGGTCTAGAAAAACATACTTTCGCATTCGTAGTGAATAAAATTGacagatttttttggtaacatggaaaaatttgatttcaatttttttaatactcgtatcttCGTCCCTATCTCCCTCCCTTCCTCCTCCTACTATTCTTCTTGTACTAATTTCGATCACAAGAAGATAAATGAAGAGAAATcttcgaagatgaaaaattacataatggCGCAAGGCAAAGCGCAGCAGACAGGACAACACATCGGCACGATTGTCTTTTTAACGTCTGAATCTTCCTTCATTTTGCTACCacttttgtactcgtatttagccTTCCTTTTAGCTTTCATTCCTCCTCCTGCCTCGCACTATTGGAAAAATaacgtgaaaatgaaatcaaattagtaaaaatgaatattgatTATTGAACTATATATTTAGATGCTTAGAAAGGGGTGCTGACCTTTTGCATTGCGGTAGATTCTTCCTTTTTTGTGAATAATGGTCCGGGAGGGTAGTACACTGCAGGACCAGCAACTCCGTTTACTTTTTCTTTCCTGTATTCGGTTAGTTTTTGAGGTTCAGCTTTTTGAGTCGGAGTTGATGGAGGTGAAGGCTTTTTGACTTGTA is from Planococcus citri chromosome 1, ihPlaCitr1.1, whole genome shotgun sequence and encodes:
- the LOC135833376 gene encoding uncharacterized protein LOC135833376, with amino-acid sequence MSDTSAWKYAYDQMLVSYTEACRAKINAEMKLKEIQEKYNKVYGVEVVRSKIEDREMYWCDLNFKEDRSSFAGMDSIAISYEVRMQKWFYMLTTCTDDRVIFLRKLILLHHLDPKYYKTFKGASYKSVLKLSGYFKFVELNKLRIEHLQKNYQKQDSFICALLDYLIDDHDLDRKPPTHDTFTPWYLRQFSEFAKNVAEIHSVICHKIHRARFAKDDIDIPKEYDILEKPELKLVINFIMSFY